From the genome of uncultured Bacteroides sp.:
ATTAATAATCAATTTATTTATAAATATTGAGAACTAAAAATTTTATTGCTAAGTATTATATAAATGAAACATTCTATCCATGAGTTTCCATTTCTGAGCCGATGTAGCTCCCGGTTCTGCTTCCTGGAAAATGGACATATATTCTTCCCATTCTGCCTGTAAAGGCAAGGTTGCCAGTTTCTCCATGGCTGAAGTCCAGTCGAAGTCGAGAGGTGTTTCCACAATCATGAAAAGTCGTGTACCTAGAATGTATATTTCCATTTCTAGAATACCTACTTCTCTTATTCCATTTCTTATTTCTGGCCACGATTCTGATTCACTGTGTCTTTTTCTATATTCGGCAATCAGTTCAGGATCATCTTTCAAATCAAGTGTCTGACAATATCTCTTTACTGGCCCAAAGTATTCTTTGACCTGATAACCAGTTTCTTTTGTTTCCATAGTAATTTATCCGTTTATTTTAATAACCAGGGCCATGTTATCTATTTTAGGTTTTGGAAGAGTAATGATAAGTCCGGTGTTGTCACGAGTGAAAGTTACTTTTCCGCTACCCAATAATTGTACCTTTTTGATCTCTATATTATAATTAGGAGAATCTGTGGCTAATGATTTAATAACTACTTTACCACTTTCCGGATATTCCATCACGATAGCATATAAAGTTCCGTTCTTCTCTGTAAAGCGGATATCTTCGGCAGTATATTTGTTCTTACCCTCATTGAATCCTTGTGCATTCATCGGGTTCTTTTTCTCAGCATCAGGCCCTTCTCCAAATATCTTCCATGGGCGGGTATCAAAAATAGACTCTTTGTTTACATCCATCCATTTTGCAATGCCTTCGAGAACAACAACCTCTTTATCATCAATACTTCCATCACCGCGAACAGGAATATTAAGCAACAAGTTTCCGTTCTTACTCACAATATCTGCAAGCATCTGGATAACAGTCTTTGCTGATTTGTATCGGTTGTTATCATATACAGAGCGATTGTAATGCCAGTCGCCTATACATGAACATGTTTGCCATGCCTTTTCCTGCATTTTATCAGGGGCACCTCTTTCTACATCCCATACAAGGCATTCTTTTTGCTCGTCAGTGAGAATCTTACCGAAAATAACGCCATTAAGTTTACCGTTATTTCTTTTCATATTGCTGTTATAGAAATGAGCAGCAATGTTTAATCCGGCATCACTGATAGGCCATAATGGAAGAGCGGTGTCATCGAAATAAAGCAAGTCGGGGTTGTACTTATTAATCATATCAACGGTTCTGTCGTAAAAATTCTCGCAATATTCTTTGCTGGGAACAGATGCACCATCTGCCCATTCCCATTGAGAATGGATGGCACCTGGATTTTGGTTCTTACTACTTAGTTCATGATTCTGTGCGTACAACTCCTGTGGATCTAAACCATCCCACCATTGTCCTTTGCCATCTTCTTTTTTCAGCTTGCCGTCGTAAGGAATTCCGGCATAAGATCCAGTTTTGTCAGCTCCCTGAGATGTTTCGTACCATGTCCATGCATGAGAGGCGTGGATGCTAACTCCGAATGGTAGACCGTTGTGTTTGGCAGCTTTAGCCCATCCTGCTAGAATATCTTTTTGAGGACCAATCTTTGTTGAGTTCCAGTTGTGATATTTACTGTCCCAAAGGTCGAAGTTATCGTGGTGGTTACCCATGGCGAAGAAGTATTGAGCTCCGGTACGTTTATAGAGTTTTACCAGCTTTTCAGGATCCCAGTTTTCAGCTTTCCATTCATGGATAACATCTTTGAAACCGGATTTGGAAGGATGGCCATATTTTTCAAGATGTGATTTATACTGACGTGAACCTTCTTCATACATTCCACGGCCATACCAATCACCATCTTCCGGTTGGCATTGAGGTCCCCAGTGTGCCCAGATACCAAACTTAGCATTACGATACCATTCGGGCACTTTGTATTGTTTCAGAGATTCCCATGTAGGCTGAAACTTTCCGGTTTGCATAGGC
Proteins encoded in this window:
- a CDS encoding alpha-L-fucosidase; this encodes MFGTTGFAQENFHHIQNTKEPMQTGKFQPTWESLKQYKVPEWYRNAKFGIWAHWGPQCQPEDGDWYGRGMYEEGSRQYKSHLEKYGHPSKSGFKDVIHEWKAENWDPEKLVKLYKRTGAQYFFAMGNHHDNFDLWDSKYHNWNSTKIGPQKDILAGWAKAAKHNGLPFGVSIHASHAWTWYETSQGADKTGSYAGIPYDGKLKKEDGKGQWWDGLDPQELYAQNHELSSKNQNPGAIHSQWEWADGASVPSKEYCENFYDRTVDMINKYNPDLLYFDDTALPLWPISDAGLNIAAHFYNSNMKRNNGKLNGVIFGKILTDEQKECLVWDVERGAPDKMQEKAWQTCSCIGDWHYNRSVYDNNRYKSAKTVIQMLADIVSKNGNLLLNIPVRGDGSIDDKEVVVLEGIAKWMDVNKESIFDTRPWKIFGEGPDAEKKNPMNAQGFNEGKNKYTAEDIRFTEKNGTLYAIVMEYPESGKVVIKSLATDSPNYNIEIKKVQLLGSGKVTFTRDNTGLIITLPKPKIDNMALVIKING
- a CDS encoding L-rhamnose mutarotase — translated: METKETGYQVKEYFGPVKRYCQTLDLKDDPELIAEYRKRHSESESWPEIRNGIREVGILEMEIYILGTRLFMIVETPLDFDWTSAMEKLATLPLQAEWEEYMSIFQEAEPGATSAQKWKLMDRMFHLYNT